In a single window of the Debaryomyces hansenii CBS767 chromosome A complete sequence genome:
- a CDS encoding DEHA2A11858p (similar to uniprot|P32329 Saccharomyces cerevisiae YLR120C YPS1 Aspartic protease) has product MKVSTLLGPIALAAFAVGENPSIFKIDFNVLRGNSKRDLSFEGERPNFVKRDGSAEMELQNERTFYLANLKVGSNKDEVGVLVDTGSSDLWMMSHDLSCEAPSGSSKRDVIVDSKFPKVKADGGKDKMVDNKNEGHAKHVSKSSEDVVTKSADGNNKAFWDFGGSDSTTMVTVSPEGTGSGGGGSGSSSKSAGGATTNTCTSYGSFKTEGSDTFNRNSSAEAFSISYADGTDANGIWGTDDVRFGDITVKDLSFAIANETSSNVGVLGIGLSGLETTYSNSYGGNYQYENLPLKLKSQGTIEKAAYSVYLGEKDAKAGSILFGAVDSAKYTGDLQTVQIVNTMKSYGYSEAIKLEIIVSGLTFNDSGSEIDLTSSDHTAVLDTGSTYSYFPSSLLKVVGETLNGQYSSSLGAYIVDCVDDDSYYFTIDFSGAKIQVPLSNLVTQYSSNRCFLSILPQTGADYILFGDNVLRSAYLVYDLEDFEISLAQVKYTSDEDISTISSSVPNAKNAPGYSSTAISTSTDETGSITTSNYGSDKKSGASINKLSMIKLYGLIIGMGLLVGVSV; this is encoded by the coding sequence ATGAAGGTTTCTACTTTGCTAGGGCCCATTGCATTGGCTGCGTTTGCAGTTGGAGAAAATCCAAGcatattcaaaatagatTTTAATGTTTTAAGAGGAAATAGTAAAAGAGACTTGTCTTTCGAAGGTGAAAGGCCAAATTTTGTTAAACGAGATGGATCCGCAGAAATGGAATTACAGAATGAAAGAACGTTTTACTTGGCTAACTTGAAAGTGGGATCAAACAAAGATGAAGTGGGAGTTTTGGTGGATACGGGGTCTTCGGATTTATGGATGATGTCTCACGATTTACTGTGTGAAGCACCTTCTGGGTCATCAAAGAGAGATGTGATTGTCGATAGCAAATTTCCAAAGGTGAAAGCTGACGGTGGTAAAGATAAAATGGTGGACAATAAAAACGAGGGGCATGCAAAGCatgtttcaaaatcaagTGAAGACGTTGTTACCAAATCTGCCGATGGGAATAATAAGGCATTTTGGGACTTTGGAGGTAGTGACAGTACTACCATGGTCACTGTAAGTCCAGAAGGAACTGGATCAGGTGGCGGAGGAAGCGGAAGCAGTAGCAAGTCAGCTGGAGGTGCAACAACTAACACTTGTACTTCATATGGGTCTTTTAAGACTGAGGGATCAGATACTTTCAACCGTAATTCATCAGCGGAAGCGTTTTCGATTAGCTATGCTGATGGAACAGATGCAAACGGAATTTGGGGGACTGATGATGTTCGCTTCGGTGATATAACAGTAAAGGATTTATCATTTGCCATTGCAAATGAAACTAGTTCTAATGTTGGAGTTTTGGGCATAGGGTTGTCCGGATTGGAAACTACCTATTCTAATTCTTACGGAGGTAACTACCAGTACGAAAATTTaccattgaaattaaagagTCAAGGTACTATTGAAAAAGCAGCATATTCAGTTTATTTGGGCGAAAAAGATGCCAAGGCAGGTTCTATCTTGTTTGGAGCAGTTGATTCGGCGAAGTACACAGGTGACTTGCAAACTGTGCAAATCGTCAATACTATGAAAAGTTATGGTTATTCCGAAGCTatcaaattagaaattatTGTAAGTGGGCTTACATTTAACGATTCAGGCTCAGAGATTGATCTCACGTCCAGTGATCACACTGCAGTATTGGATACCGGATCCACTTATTCGTACTTCCCTTCCTCTCTTTTGAAGGTGGTCGGCGAGACATTAAATGGTCAATACTCGTCTTCGTTGGGTGCCTACATTGTCGACTGTGTTGATGACGATTCTTATTACTTCACCATTGATTTCAGCGGTGCCAAAATCCAAGTCCCGTTATCAAATTTAGTTACTCAATACAGCTCTAACAGATGTTTTTTGAGTATTTTACCACAAACGGGAGCAGATTACATTTTATTTGGTGACAATGTGTTAAGAAGTGCTTATCTTGTTTACGACTTAGAGGATTTTGAGATTTCTTTAGCTCAAGTTAAATACACATCAGACGAAGATATTAGCACCATCTCATCGTCTGTCCCAAACGCTAAGAATGCGCCTGGTTATTCGTCTACTGCAATATCCACCTCAACAGATGAAACCGGTTCTATAACAACTTCAAACTATGGTAGTGATAAAAAATCAGGTGCTTCCATTAACAAACTATCAATGATCAAATTATACGGGTTGATTATAGGCATGGGTCTCTTAGTAGGTGTTTCtgtataa
- a CDS encoding DEHA2A11880p (similar to CA3814|IPF4023 Candida albicans IPF4023): MNNSSDNDESRDNREQVREAAGQEGAADINTADINTADINTAANTVADHGDRNINDNPSGSNANTSIQGPESSNENDNDNRNEMNIFDRFMDTILGANRNRVQSPIAIPIVSSAGGDATAVASTTTDASNPTGDADSGPDSTNANALSTSTDSNGGAIIITVNYVFSDENNPQNPNRSGSLVMTLPNNSSNRDPRIIQEFIRLATQMAYSTIVNLNKEKGITIDKFNSFDIKTLEELKETSRECSICFEDYLAFSNNGKKRSVVDGSRSQEDTSAKKRKLNNKNAESTSNDSSSSSTTSTSSSSDPNTSRPKYLSEFTGTFEHLPVQMPCGHIFGKSCLFEWLKNHSSCPLCRNSVSEPSTDGTSTNDTNGNVQDNPNITLVHRPALLDIFNSFSRDRESNSPVRRILRSGNGLGENNSPHTHMHTHSFPSQSVDSQDEAQEGESGNQTGVFSHLLNYLRRSQSSESSEPLFPTGVSSRRTTNGVETRSTDRIDSEDNVLEFMNLRSLVDDNRSNNSVNNNATESNNNGDNDNDNADGNNNNASNNDNENESTT; this comes from the exons ATGAATAATAG CagtgataatgatgaatcGAGAGACAATAGAGAGCAAGTAAGAGAAGCCGCTGGTCAAGAGGGCGCTGCAGATATAAACACAGCAGATATAAACACAGCAGATATAAACACAGCAGCTAACACAGTCGCTGATCATGGAGATCGTAACATAAATGATAACCCGTCGGGAAGTAATGCCAATACCAGTATCCAAGGACCGGAATCttctaatgaaaatgataatgacaatAGAAATGAAATGAACATATTTGATAGGTTCATGGATACCATATTAGGTGCCAATCGGAATAGGGTTCAATCCCCAATAGCTATTCCAATAGTAAGTAGCGCCGGTGGTGATGCCACGGCGGTGGCGTCAACCACTACGGATGCATCAAACCCCACTGGAGATGCAGATTCGGGTCCCGACTCAACGAATGCCAACGCATTAAGCACAAGTACAGACTCTAATGGTGGCGCCATTATCATAACAGTGAACTATGTATTCTCTGATGAAAATAACCCACAGAACCCAAACAGATCTGGTTCGTTGGTAATGACTTTgccaaataattcttccaaCAGAGACCCTAgaataattcaagaattcatTAGGTTGGCAACGCAGATGGCGTATTCCACAATTGTTAACttaaacaaagaaaaaggtATCACTATCGACAAGTTCAACTCTTTCGATATTAAAACGTTAGAAGAGCTCAAGGAAACCTCAAGAGAATGTTCTATTTGTTTTGAAGATTACTTAGCATTTTCTAACAATGGCAAAAAGAGAAGTGTTGTTGATGGTTCTAGATCACAAGAAGATACATCTGCCAAGAAGcgaaaattgaataataagaatGCTGAATCTACTTCAAATGAttcttcgtcgtcttcCACGACGTCAACTTCATCTTCCAGTGATCCGAATACTTCAAGGCCAAAGTACTTGTCTGAATTTACTGGAACATTTGAACATCTTCCTGTTCAGATGCCTTGCGGTCATATTTTTGGAAAATCTTGCTTGTTTGAATGGTTGAAAAATCATAGTTCCTGTCCTTTGTGCAGAAATTCGGTTAGCGAACCAAGCACTGACGGAACCTCGACTAATGATACTAATGGCAATGTGCAAGATAATCCGAATATTACTTTGGTGCATAGACCTGCACTTTTagatatttttaattcattttctagAGATAGAGAGAGCAACTCACCCGTCAGAAGAATTCTAAGGTCAGGAAATGGATTAGGTGAGAATAATTCTCCACACACTCATATGCATACACATTCTTTCCCTCTGCAACTGGTGGATTCACAAGATGAAGCGCAGGAAGGCGAATCAGGAAATCAAACTGGAGTTTTTTCACATCTTTTGAATTACCTCAGAAGATCCCAACTGAGCGAAAGCTCAGAGCCATTATTCCCGACTGGTGTTTCTAGTAGGCGAACAACGAATGGTGTTGAGACTAGGCTGACAGATAGAATTGATTCTGAAGACAATGTTTTagaatttatgaatttaaGAAGTCTTGTTGACGACAATAGAAGTAATAACCTGGTAAACAATAATGCTACAgaaagtaataataatggcGACAACGACAACGATAACGCCGATGgcaataataacaatgcCAGTAATAATGACAATGAGAATGAGTCTACTACATAA
- a CDS encoding DEHA2A11902p (similar to uniprot|P47103 Saccharomyces cerevisiae YJR032W CPR7 Peptidyl-prolyl cis-trans isomerase), with protein MKVELLRPCSYIDISIGGSKTGRIVVELFDDLAPKTSENFIKLCNGSQITKEGSPLTFKGNYFHRVIKNFVIQAGDIENGSSIKDYPNSNVGKGGISIYNNEAFEDENLSEPLDDPFKLCSANDGTSNANKSQFFITTYPQPHLTGKHTVFGRVIHGKSVVREIERVNTDSQNIPTREDIVLIEDCGDWTENMEIPVYNACYDQIGGDIYEEYPDDDENIDKDSSESVYVASTKIKESGTILFKKGMKLEAFLKYKKCLRYIMEYIPDEDQEPDWYKKYLDIKKKIYLNLSMVCLGLKNFIKAADYSSYLLDMDNLTAQEKAKGHYRKGCALFELRKYNDALTEFKDAKLLVPEDPAIGPQLDRCESLIESKKQNEKAKYSKFFS; from the coding sequence ATGAAAGTAGAACTTCTAAGACCTTGTTCATATATTGACATATCAATAGGAGGGAGCAAGACTGGTAGGATAGTTGTGGAGTTGTTTGATGATTTAGCTCCTAAAACTTCTGAGAATTTCATTAAGTTGTGTAATGGTTCACAAATAACCAAGGAAGGAAGTCCTCTAACTTTCAAAGGCAATTACTTCCATAGAgttatcaagaattttgtTATTCAAGCGGGGGATATTGAAAACGGTTCGTCAATTAAAGATTACCCTAATCTGAACGTTGGTAAAGGCGGTATATCAATTTACAATAATGAAGCgtttgaagatgaaaatcTATCTGAACCTTTAGATGACCCATTTAAACTTTGCCTGGCTAATGATGGGACGTCAAATGCAAACAAGTCACAGTTTTTCATAACAACCTATCCACAACCTCATTTGACAGGTAAGCATACGGTGTTTGGTAGAGTGATCCATGGTAAGTCAGTTGTTCGAGAAATAGAGAGGGTTAATACAGATAgtcaaaatattccaaCAAGAGAAGATATAGTTCTTATTGAAGATTGTGGAGACTGGACGGAAAATATGGAAATTCCAGTCTACAATGCTTGTTATGATCAAATAGGTGGAGACATCTATGAGGAATATCCagacgatgatgaaaacATAGATAAGGATTCATCAGAACTGGTTTATGTTGCATCtacaaaaattaaagaaagtGGAACAATCTTGTTTAAGAAGGGGATGAAACTAGAAGCGTTCTTGAAATACAAGAAGTGCTTGAGATATATTATGGAATATATACCTGACGAAGATCAGGAACCAGATTGgtataaaaaatatttagatataaaaaaaaaaatatatttaaatttgtcTATGGTATGTTTAGGTCTAAAGAACTTTATCAAGGCTGCCGATTACTCTAGTTATTTATTAGATATGGATAATCTTACGGCTCAAGAAAAAGCTAAGGGTCATTATAGGAAGGGTTGTGCTTTGTTTGAGCTtagaaaatataatgaCGCTCTTACAGAATTCAAGGACGCAAAACTCTTGGTTCCTGAAGATCCAGCAATTGGACCACAATTAGATAGATGTGAACTGTTGATTGAACTGAAGAAGCAAAATGAAAAAGCGAAGTATTCtaaattcttttcttga